A single window of Streptomyces xanthii DNA harbors:
- a CDS encoding alpha/beta fold hydrolase family protein has translation MTPNPDNSRARTTTSRTRRALAAAAALLLAGALAAPAAAASATGTDRAPAARGTLVSMTPLDGLDRAGVTRWLAARDMDTAAVRHGVRAYRLTYRTVDAHGRPTTATGLLALPTGGPRRLDVVSDTHGTMVHRDYAPSVTTDFGRVPAYLNAAAGKAVAAPDYLGLGKGPGVHPYMDTASSVTASLDMLRAARHASARLGRPLTGDVYATGFSQGGQVAMALGRTLEAGADHHFRLRALAPVSGPYDLSGQEIPALYDGRVNDTSGLFYTAYFLVAQNRLHPIYKDPAEVFRAPYADRVEALFDGEHGEEDIVAALPATVKELLTPEFYARMQHPTGALREAIAANDGACAWKPSVPVRLYAAEGDTDVPIGNAESCAAQLGSGAPIFNQGPTDHFGSFKAAAPKVTKWFNRTS, from the coding sequence ATGACGCCGAACCCGGACAACTCCCGTGCCCGCACGACGACTTCACGTACCCGCAGAGCCCTCGCCGCGGCCGCCGCGCTGCTGCTCGCCGGAGCCCTCGCCGCCCCCGCCGCGGCGGCTTCCGCCACCGGCACCGACCGCGCCCCGGCCGCCCGCGGCACCCTCGTCTCCATGACCCCGCTCGACGGGCTCGACCGGGCCGGCGTCACCCGCTGGCTCGCCGCCCGAGACATGGACACCGCCGCCGTCCGGCACGGAGTGCGCGCCTACCGCCTGACCTACCGCACCGTCGACGCGCACGGCCGCCCCACCACCGCCACCGGCCTGCTCGCCCTGCCCACCGGCGGCCCGCGCCGCCTCGACGTCGTCTCCGACACCCACGGCACGATGGTCCACCGCGACTACGCGCCCTCCGTCACCACCGACTTCGGCCGCGTCCCCGCCTACCTGAACGCCGCCGCCGGCAAGGCCGTCGCCGCCCCCGACTACCTCGGCCTCGGCAAGGGCCCCGGCGTCCACCCCTACATGGACACGGCGTCCTCCGTCACCGCCTCCCTCGACATGCTGCGCGCCGCCCGGCACGCGTCGGCCCGACTCGGCCGGCCCCTCACCGGCGACGTGTACGCCACCGGCTTCTCCCAGGGCGGCCAGGTCGCGATGGCCCTCGGCAGGACCCTCGAAGCCGGCGCCGACCACCACTTCAGGCTCCGCGCCCTCGCCCCCGTCAGCGGCCCCTACGACCTCTCCGGGCAGGAGATCCCCGCGCTCTACGACGGCCGCGTCAACGACACCAGCGGCCTCTTCTACACCGCGTACTTCCTCGTTGCCCAGAACCGCCTCCACCCGATCTACAAGGACCCCGCCGAGGTCTTCCGCGCGCCCTACGCGGACCGCGTCGAGGCGCTCTTCGACGGGGAGCACGGCGAGGAGGACATCGTCGCGGCGCTCCCCGCGACGGTGAAGGAACTGCTCACCCCCGAGTTCTACGCCCGCATGCAGCACCCCACGGGTGCCCTGCGGGAGGCGATCGCCGCGAACGACGGGGCCTGTGCCTGGAAGCCCTCGGTGCCGGTCCGCCTGTACGCGGCCGAGGGGGACACGGATGTCCCGATCGGCAACGCGGAGAGCTGCGCGGCTCAGCTGGGTTCTGGGGCCCCGATCTTCAACCAGGGCCCGACGGACCACTTCGGCAGCTTCAAGGCTGCCGCCCCCAAGGTGACGAAGTGGTTCAACAGGACGTCCTGA
- a CDS encoding aggregation-promoting factor C-terminal-like domain-containing protein, translated as MTATLLRRIATPKKALAGAALAAATTGLIFSSASAQAAAPTSAKAIAQQKIADSAQFSCFDKIVSHESGWNPKATNASSGAYGLVQALPGNKMASAGSDWKTNPETQIKWGIDYMKDRYGSACGAWAHWQANGWY; from the coding sequence TTGACCGCCACGCTCCTCCGCCGCATCGCCACCCCGAAGAAGGCTCTCGCCGGTGCCGCGCTCGCCGCCGCCACGACCGGCCTGATCTTCTCCTCGGCTTCGGCCCAGGCCGCCGCGCCGACCTCGGCCAAGGCGATCGCGCAGCAGAAGATCGCGGACTCGGCGCAGTTCTCCTGCTTCGACAAGATCGTGTCGCACGAGAGCGGCTGGAACCCGAAGGCGACCAACGCCTCCAGCGGTGCGTACGGTCTTGTGCAGGCGCTGCCGGGCAACAAGATGGCGTCCGCCGGTTCTGACTGGAAGACGAATCCCGAGACGCAGATCAAGTGGGGGATCGACTACATGAAGGACCGGTACGGGAGTGCCTGCGGCGCCTGGGCGCACTGGCAGGCCAACGGTTGGTACTGA
- a CDS encoding ECF transporter S component: MSGDRQVRAVRLGPRSVAALLLVGAVGIVAIGWPLITGPGSEVNAHAQDAPWLFAGLLVLLVAVVAATISESGMGPKAVAMLGVLAAAGAALRPIGAGTAGLEPMFFLMVLSGRVLGPGFGFVLGSLSMFASALLTGGVGPWMPFQMLSMGWFTMGAGLLPGPHALRGRAELLMLAAYGFLAAFAYGTLMNLAGWPFMNALASSVAYQPDAALHDNLARFLAYCLATSLGWDLGRAALTVVLTLVAGGAVLKALRRATRRAAFEAQVTFDGPRP; this comes from the coding sequence ATGAGCGGCGACCGGCAGGTGCGGGCGGTCCGGCTCGGGCCGCGTTCCGTGGCGGCGCTGCTGCTCGTCGGCGCCGTGGGGATCGTGGCGATCGGCTGGCCGCTGATCACCGGCCCCGGGTCGGAGGTGAACGCGCACGCGCAGGACGCCCCGTGGCTGTTCGCCGGGCTGCTCGTGCTGCTCGTCGCGGTCGTCGCGGCGACGATCTCGGAGTCCGGGATGGGCCCGAAGGCGGTCGCGATGCTCGGGGTGCTCGCCGCGGCCGGCGCCGCGCTGCGGCCGATCGGGGCGGGCACGGCGGGCCTGGAGCCGATGTTCTTCCTGATGGTGCTGAGCGGGCGGGTGCTCGGGCCCGGGTTCGGGTTCGTGCTCGGCTCGCTCAGCATGTTCGCGTCGGCGCTGCTGACCGGCGGGGTCGGGCCGTGGATGCCGTTCCAGATGCTGTCGATGGGCTGGTTCACGATGGGCGCCGGGCTGCTGCCGGGACCGCACGCACTGCGCGGCCGGGCCGAGCTGCTGATGCTCGCTGCATACGGGTTCCTGGCCGCGTTCGCGTACGGGACGCTCATGAATCTGGCCGGGTGGCCGTTCATGAACGCGCTGGCCTCCTCGGTCGCGTACCAGCCGGACGCGGCGCTGCACGACAATCTGGCCCGGTTCCTCGCGTACTGCCTGGCGACGTCGCTGGGCTGGGACCTGGGGCGGGCGGCGCTGACCGTCGTGCTGACGCTCGTGGCGGGCGGCGCGGTCCTGAAGGCGCTGCGGCGGGCGACTCGGCGGGCCGCCTTCGAGGCGCAGGTCACTTTCGACGGGCCGCGCCCGTGA